The DNA region CTGGCCCTGCGCAGCCGCTTCACCACCAGCACCGTGTCCTCGGATGCATCACCGGCCCTCGATGATCGGGCCATCATCGATAAAGGAAGCACACCATGACCGACAGCCCTGTCACCCACCCCGACCGCGACCTGTCCATCGACCAACAACTGGCACTGCGCACCGCCGCGACCAGGCTGCAAACCGAGTTCGCCGACACCTTCGGCGTTGAGACCATCGAACGATTCCTGGGCTCCTCCTACGACCAATTCGCCGGCCGAGCCACCATCCCCAACTTCCTGCCGCTGCTCGCCGAACGCTTCGCCCACCAACGCCTGTCTGCTCTGGCCCGCGTCGAGGGCAAGGTCAGTGACGGCAAACCCACCGTGCTGTTCCTATGCACCCACAACGCCGGCCGCTCCCAAATGGCCCTCGGATTCTTCACCCACCACGCCGGAGACAACGCCGTCGCCTGGTCGGGCGGATCCGAACCCGGTGACGAAGTCAACCCCGCCGCCATCGCCGCCATGGCAGAGGTCGGCATCGACATCACCGGCGAATTCCCCAAACCCTGGACCGACGAGATCCTGCACGCCGCCGACGTTGTCATCACCATGGGCTGCGGTGACGCCTGCCCCATCTACCCCGGGAAACGCTACGAAAACTGGGAGCTGCCCGATCCAGCCGGACACGACGTCGACGCAGTGCGCCCCATCCGCGACATGATCGACACCCAGGTCAGAGCACTGCTTGCCGAACTCGACGTCACCATCACCCGATGATCATCCCGACAAAGCCCACCGTGCTGTTCGTCTGCGTCAGCAACGCCGGCAAATCCGTGATGGCACAAGCACTCACGCAGCACACCGCCGGCGAGGCGTTCAACGCACTCTCCGCGGGCACTCACGCCAAAACCGCCGTCAACCCCGTCTCCGCGCAAGCCCTGGCCGAACTCGGCATCGACATCGCCGGCCACCAACCCACCCAACTCGACGACACCCTCATCACCGCGGCAGACCTGATCGTCATCCTCGGCACTCGAGCCCACATCGATTCAGCCGCCGACGGCGCACCCGTGCAAACCTGGCACATCGACGAGCCCTCCCTACGCGGCATCGACGGCATCGATCGAATGCGCCTGATCCGCGACGACATCGCAGCACGCGTCCACGATCTCGTTCGCCAATTCACACACGATCACCAGACACAGCCCCGCGAATAACAACCCCGTCTACCCACCACCGACAACGATTCTCGCCACACCCTGGGACACCTGGATCGTCGAGCGGCCCTACGGATCCGAAGGGGTCGGCGGGTCACTGCGTCGCGGCCGTGGCGGGGATCAGGCGTGGGATGACGCGCACGTAGATGACCATGCCGACGAGTTCGATGAGGGTTTGGGTGACCACGATGACTGCGGTGATCGCGTAGGCGTCGGGCAGGGCCAATGCCAGCGGTAGGACGACCAGGGAGTTGCGGGTGGCGCCGCTGAACACCAGGGCCCGCGAGCGCCCGGCGTCTAACCGCAGCAGCCGCCCGGCGACCAGACCAATCAGGGCCATGATGAGCAGGAACGCGGCGTAGAGGGGAACGACGCGCACGACCTGGTCGGTTTGGTCGCTGATCTTGGGGAATTGGCCGGCGACCACCACGAACAGGGTGGCGGTCATCAGCGGCACCATCGCGGTGCTCATCGCCGAGGAGATGACGTGCCCGCTGCGGTGGCGGGTTGCCAGCGCCTCGGTGGCCCAGGCCAGGGTCAGCGGCAACACGATCAGGATGAGGAACGCTTCGACGAAGGGGCCGACCTCGACGATGTCGGCCAAATCCGATCCGACGAACAACCACAACAGCGCGGGA from Mycolicibacterium sp. MU0053 includes:
- a CDS encoding arsenate reductase ArsC, which encodes MTDSPVTHPDRDLSIDQQLALRTAATRLQTEFADTFGVETIERFLGSSYDQFAGRATIPNFLPLLAERFAHQRLSALARVEGKVSDGKPTVLFLCTHNAGRSQMALGFFTHHAGDNAVAWSGGSEPGDEVNPAAIAAMAEVGIDITGEFPKPWTDEILHAADVVITMGCGDACPIYPGKRYENWELPDPAGHDVDAVRPIRDMIDTQVRALLAELDVTITR
- a CDS encoding low molecular weight phosphatase family protein; amino-acid sequence: MIIPTKPTVLFVCVSNAGKSVMAQALTQHTAGEAFNALSAGTHAKTAVNPVSAQALAELGIDIAGHQPTQLDDTLITAADLIVILGTRAHIDSAADGAPVQTWHIDEPSLRGIDGIDRMRLIRDDIAARVHDLVRQFTHDHQTQPRE
- a CDS encoding arsenic resistance protein, coding for MNSPVTEWLERHQIVIYLGGLVAGAAVGLAWPAAGPTWEAAIYPVLGALLYATFLQVPFTKLSAAFRDIKFLTALLVLNFAVVPLVVAALTGLVSLSQAVLLGVLLTLLTPCIDYVIVFCGLAGGNSERLLAAAPLLMLAQMLALPALLWLFVGSDLADIVEVGPFVEAFLILIVLPLTLAWATEALATRHRSGHVISSAMSTAMVPLMTATLFVVVAGQFPKISDQTDQVVRVVPLYAAFLLIMALIGLVAGRLLRLDAGRSRALVFSGATRNSLVVLPLALALPDAYAITAVIVVTQTLIELVGMVIYVRVIPRLIPATAATQ